One genomic segment of Kribbella jejuensis includes these proteins:
- a CDS encoding right-handed parallel beta-helix repeat-containing protein produces the protein MEQRAPNGPPAAWYRRRRNLVAGGILLLVGGLSTTAVLVADGDPAHKAKPAPPGASATVAAVKAPVTPPAKVCGNTKLLTGPAQAPAGAVVVSTSQNLSTLTAQSPAGTTFWLSPGRHRLTNDEFVQVVPKDGNHYIGAPGAILDGANRNRYAFTGYAKDVVISHLTIQNFGKVRGNNDEGVVNHDSGTGWTVEANTIQHNAGAGVMLGSKNVLRGNCLKDNGQYGFNAYSPQRVASITLQGNEITGNNTDDWETVRPGCGCTGGGKFWAVSGAIVRGNWIHDNRGAGMWADTNNTAFAIEGNYIAGNYAEGIVYEISYNASIRGNTFIRNGIGKGPTNTGFPTPALYISESGADKRVPGMFNQTFEVSGNVFTDNWAGVILWENADRFAGSAANTSSGSSTLVNPSVVNNASCNAQNIKNEPYVGDCRWRTQNVRVHDNVFSLDPDNLGDKCASRSGCGYNGIFSNWGTFPEWSPYKARTVEDSITFHQGNRFFSNTYSGPWKFMVHEQGNAVNWAAWQGAPYGQDQDSVIKVNGER, from the coding sequence ATGGAACAGCGCGCCCCGAACGGCCCTCCGGCCGCGTGGTACCGCCGACGACGCAACCTCGTTGCCGGCGGCATCCTCCTGCTCGTCGGCGGGCTCTCCACGACGGCTGTGCTGGTCGCGGACGGCGATCCGGCCCACAAGGCGAAGCCGGCGCCGCCGGGCGCATCCGCCACGGTGGCAGCGGTCAAGGCACCGGTCACGCCCCCGGCCAAGGTCTGCGGGAACACCAAACTCCTGACCGGACCGGCACAGGCGCCGGCCGGCGCGGTCGTCGTCAGTACGTCGCAGAACCTGTCGACACTGACTGCGCAATCCCCTGCCGGTACGACGTTCTGGCTGTCGCCCGGTCGGCACCGGCTGACCAACGACGAGTTCGTCCAGGTCGTCCCGAAGGACGGCAATCACTACATCGGCGCGCCCGGCGCCATCCTCGACGGCGCCAACCGGAACCGCTACGCGTTCACCGGGTACGCCAAGGACGTCGTGATCAGCCACCTGACCATCCAGAACTTCGGGAAGGTCCGTGGCAACAACGACGAGGGTGTGGTGAACCACGACTCCGGCACCGGCTGGACCGTCGAGGCCAACACGATCCAGCACAACGCGGGCGCCGGCGTGATGCTCGGCAGCAAGAACGTGCTCCGCGGTAACTGCCTCAAGGACAACGGGCAGTACGGGTTCAACGCGTACAGCCCGCAGCGGGTCGCGAGCATCACGCTCCAGGGCAACGAGATCACCGGCAACAACACCGACGACTGGGAGACCGTCCGGCCCGGCTGCGGCTGCACCGGCGGCGGGAAGTTCTGGGCGGTCAGCGGAGCGATCGTGCGCGGCAACTGGATCCACGACAACCGCGGCGCCGGGATGTGGGCGGACACCAACAACACCGCGTTCGCGATCGAGGGCAACTACATCGCCGGCAACTACGCCGAGGGCATCGTCTACGAGATCAGCTACAACGCCTCGATCCGCGGCAACACGTTCATCCGGAACGGGATCGGCAAGGGCCCGACCAACACCGGATTCCCGACCCCGGCGCTGTACATCTCCGAGTCCGGCGCCGACAAGCGGGTGCCCGGCATGTTCAACCAGACCTTCGAGGTCAGCGGCAACGTCTTCACCGACAACTGGGCCGGCGTGATCCTGTGGGAGAACGCGGACCGGTTCGCCGGGTCCGCCGCCAACACCAGCAGCGGTTCCAGCACGCTGGTGAACCCATCCGTGGTCAACAACGCGAGCTGCAACGCCCAGAACATCAAGAACGAGCCGTACGTCGGTGACTGCCGCTGGCGGACCCAGAACGTCCGCGTGCACGACAACGTGTTCAGCCTGGACCCGGACAATCTCGGCGACAAGTGCGCTTCGCGGAGCGGCTGTGGCTACAACGGCATCTTCTCGAACTGGGGCACGTTCCCGGAGTGGTCGCCGTACAAGGCCCGTACCGTCGAGGACTCGATCACGTTCCACCAGGGCAACCGGTTCTTCTCCAACACCTACAGCGGCCCGTGGAAGTTCATGGTGCACGAGCAGGGCAATGCGGTGAACTGGGCCGCCTGGCAGGGCGCCCCGTACGGGCAGGACCAGGACAGCGTGATCAAGGTCAACGGGGAGCGCTGA
- a CDS encoding RNA polymerase sigma factor encodes MTVVMERSATDRSDAATLVIQAAAGDQGAWSRLVDHYARLVWAVTRSFRLTDSDAADVSQMVWLRLLEHINRVDPERVGAWLVVTTRRECLRVLAFRKRVLLTYESTAFEEVAGDQPELDADLLAGERADDVRRALESLPDRWQQLLGMLMADPPAPYAEISATIGIPIGSIGPIRGRCLDKLRLLLAS; translated from the coding sequence GTGACCGTAGTAATGGAGAGGTCGGCCACCGACCGGTCCGACGCCGCGACGCTGGTGATCCAGGCGGCGGCCGGGGACCAGGGGGCGTGGAGCCGGTTGGTCGACCACTATGCCCGGCTCGTCTGGGCCGTGACCCGCAGCTTCCGCCTGACCGACAGCGACGCCGCTGACGTCTCGCAGATGGTCTGGCTGCGGCTGCTCGAACACATCAACCGCGTCGACCCCGAGCGGGTCGGCGCCTGGCTGGTCGTCACCACACGCCGGGAATGCCTGCGGGTGCTGGCGTTCCGCAAGCGCGTGCTGCTGACCTACGAGTCGACCGCGTTCGAGGAGGTGGCCGGTGACCAGCCCGAGCTGGACGCCGACCTGCTGGCCGGCGAACGCGCGGACGACGTCCGGCGGGCGCTGGAGAGCCTGCCGGACCGCTGGCAGCAACTCCTCGGCATGTTGATGGCCGACCCGCCGGCGCCGTACGCCGAGATCTCCGCGACGATCGGCATCCCGATCGGCAGCATCGGGCCGATCCGCGGCCGCTGCCTGGACAAACTCAGACTGCTGCTTGCCTCCTGA
- a CDS encoding sugar transferase has product MTEFVMSEGLADPADLRPAPSGERRRPVWVVPDEVPAIVPRSARSTEARWVAKYRWAALAGDLGAALFGVSLALLVRFGAQIDLGYVLLGAALPVAWLVCVALERGYETRYFGTGPEEFRSIIRAAVALTAVVAVTSYATKSQVARGFVVLAVPMTCLAAMFARWLLHRQISKRRFLNRCMRQVLVVGRNDQVTTLRRHLEERKTDGYVVVASCLPRGDAFEEPEPERLGRAEMDILKAVDEWEVDVVAVAADPELTGHSLRKLSWALEQRGVELIVSPGIVEVAGPRISIRPVAGLSLLHLERPSVSGGPHVLKNVFDRVVGCLMLLALAPLLLVTAIVVKLTSRGPVLFKQTRVGRGGEQFKMLKFRTMVVDAEERKAELHALNEGNGILFKLRDDPRITKVGKYLRRFSIDELPQLVNVLRGDMSLVGPRPPLPAEVAQYQIDDARRMLVKPGLTGLWQVSGRSDLTWEESMRLDLRYADNWSIALDLLILWKTARAVLGSDGAY; this is encoded by the coding sequence GTGACTGAATTCGTCATGTCCGAGGGGTTGGCCGATCCGGCTGACTTACGGCCGGCGCCGTCGGGGGAGCGTCGTCGGCCGGTCTGGGTGGTACCGGACGAAGTACCGGCGATCGTGCCGCGATCGGCACGGTCCACCGAGGCGCGCTGGGTCGCGAAGTACCGGTGGGCCGCGCTCGCCGGCGACCTGGGAGCCGCGCTGTTCGGTGTGTCGCTGGCGCTGCTGGTCCGGTTCGGGGCCCAGATCGACCTCGGCTACGTTCTGCTGGGCGCGGCGTTGCCGGTCGCCTGGCTGGTCTGTGTGGCGCTGGAGCGGGGTTATGAGACCCGCTACTTCGGCACCGGGCCGGAGGAGTTCCGATCGATCATCCGGGCCGCTGTCGCGCTGACAGCGGTGGTCGCCGTGACGTCGTACGCGACGAAGAGCCAGGTTGCGCGTGGCTTTGTCGTCCTGGCGGTGCCGATGACCTGTCTGGCGGCGATGTTCGCCCGCTGGCTGCTGCACCGGCAGATCTCCAAGCGGCGGTTCCTGAACCGCTGCATGCGCCAGGTGCTCGTTGTCGGCCGCAACGACCAGGTGACCACCTTGCGGCGGCACCTGGAGGAGCGCAAGACCGACGGGTACGTCGTGGTGGCGAGCTGTCTGCCGCGCGGTGACGCCTTCGAGGAGCCGGAACCGGAGCGGCTGGGCCGTGCCGAGATGGACATCCTCAAAGCCGTCGACGAGTGGGAGGTCGACGTCGTCGCGGTGGCCGCCGACCCGGAGCTCACCGGGCACTCGCTGCGCAAGCTGTCCTGGGCGCTCGAACAGCGCGGCGTCGAGCTGATCGTGTCGCCGGGCATCGTCGAGGTGGCCGGCCCGCGGATCTCGATCCGTCCGGTCGCCGGGCTGTCGCTGCTGCATCTGGAGCGGCCGTCGGTGAGCGGTGGACCGCACGTGCTGAAGAACGTCTTCGACCGGGTCGTCGGCTGCCTGATGTTGCTGGCGCTGGCGCCGTTGCTGCTGGTCACGGCGATCGTCGTGAAGCTCACCAGCCGCGGACCGGTGCTGTTCAAGCAGACCCGGGTCGGGCGTGGCGGCGAGCAGTTCAAGATGCTGAAGTTCCGCACGATGGTGGTCGACGCCGAGGAACGCAAGGCCGAGCTGCACGCGCTGAACGAGGGCAACGGCATCCTGTTCAAACTCCGCGACGACCCGCGGATCACCAAGGTCGGCAAGTACCTGCGCCGGTTCTCGATCGACGAACTGCCGCAGCTGGTGAACGTGCTCCGGGGGGACATGTCACTGGTCGGCCCGCGTCCGCCGCTTCCGGCCGAGGTGGCGCAGTACCAGATCGACGACGCCCGCCGGATGCTCGTGAAACCAGGGCTGACCGGCCTGTGGCAGGTCAGCGGTCGCAGTGACCTGACCTGGGAGGAGTCGATGCGGCTCGACCTGCGGTACGCCGACAACTGGTCGATCGCGCTGGACCTGCTGATTCTGTGGAAGACCGCGCGTGCCGTGCTGGGGAGCGACGGCGCGTACTAG
- the pspAA gene encoding PspA-associated protein PspAA, translating into MIVRIMGEGQWRLADDKVDALNAVDGDLEKAVSSGDEAAYQTAFAALLDFVRSGEKVPDDELHDSDAILPPSDSSLAEMRELISGDGLIAG; encoded by the coding sequence GTGATCGTTCGCATCATGGGTGAGGGCCAGTGGCGACTGGCCGACGACAAGGTCGACGCGCTGAACGCGGTCGACGGCGACCTGGAGAAGGCCGTGTCGTCCGGCGACGAGGCGGCCTACCAGACCGCCTTCGCCGCTCTGCTGGACTTCGTCCGTTCCGGCGAGAAGGTGCCGGACGACGAGCTGCACGACTCCGACGCGATCCTGCCCCCGTCGGACAGCTCGCTCGCGGAGATGCGCGAACTGATCAGCGGCGACGGCCTGATCGCCGGCTGA
- a CDS encoding PspA/IM30 family protein → MSIFKRMSTIFKAKANSALDKAEDPRETLDYSYQKQLELLQKVRRGVADVATSRKRVELQASQLQSQSAKLQEQAQKALSMGREDLAREALTRKSGLQGQIDDLQTQHAQLQGEEEKLTLASQRLQAKVESFRTRKETIKATYTAAEAQTRINEAFSGISEEMSDVGLAVQRAEDKTQQMQARAGAIDELLASGALDDASGTSKDNITLELERMSSGSDVESELAAMKAQLSGGSAPKELSGEGQQTAQQPAQPVQQPATQPAAQPASEPARPQDGDVR, encoded by the coding sequence ATGAGCATCTTCAAGCGGATGTCGACGATCTTCAAGGCCAAGGCGAACTCCGCCCTGGACAAGGCCGAGGATCCTCGCGAAACCCTTGACTACTCGTATCAGAAGCAGCTCGAGCTGCTCCAGAAGGTCCGCCGGGGCGTGGCCGACGTGGCCACCAGCCGTAAGCGGGTGGAGCTGCAGGCCTCCCAGCTGCAGTCGCAGTCGGCCAAGCTCCAGGAGCAGGCGCAGAAGGCGCTCTCGATGGGCCGCGAGGACCTGGCCCGGGAGGCCCTGACCCGCAAGTCCGGGCTGCAGGGCCAGATCGACGACCTGCAGACCCAGCACGCGCAGCTGCAGGGTGAGGAGGAGAAGCTCACGCTCGCCTCCCAGCGGCTGCAGGCCAAGGTCGAGTCCTTCCGGACCCGCAAGGAGACCATCAAGGCCACCTACACCGCGGCCGAGGCGCAGACCCGGATCAACGAGGCGTTCTCCGGCATCTCCGAGGAGATGTCCGACGTCGGCCTCGCGGTCCAGCGGGCCGAGGACAAGACCCAGCAGATGCAGGCCCGGGCCGGCGCGATCGACGAGCTGCTCGCCTCCGGCGCGCTCGACGACGCCTCCGGTACCAGCAAGGACAACATCACGCTCGAGCTCGAGCGGATGTCGTCGGGTTCCGACGTGGAGAGCGAGCTGGCCGCGATGAAGGCCCAGCTGTCCGGGGGCAGCGCGCCCAAGGAGCTCTCCGGTGAGGGCCAGCAGACCGCCCAGCAGCCCGCCCAGCCAGTGCAGCAGCCGGCCACCCAACCAGCCGCCCAACCTGCCTCAGAGCCGGCGCGACCTCAGGACGGAGATGTTCGGTGA
- a CDS encoding DUF3043 domain-containing protein, whose protein sequence is MFRRTKSETATTVPAEPQGKPGGKGRPTPSRKEAEAARKAAFKKPRNRKEASSIRREKMRTERAKMQQAMQTGDDRYLPAADKGPVRRFARDYVDARYSVMEFALPILLVVSLVGVVFSPQFPWLAGMVNLLFLLMILLIAADWFLLTQGLKKQIGIKFPKESTKGIGFYAVRRTMQMRRWRLPKPMVKRGEKPS, encoded by the coding sequence GTGTTCCGTCGTACCAAGTCTGAGACAGCTACCACCGTACCTGCCGAGCCCCAGGGCAAGCCGGGCGGCAAGGGCCGTCCCACGCCGAGCCGCAAGGAGGCGGAGGCGGCCCGGAAGGCGGCGTTCAAGAAGCCGCGCAACCGCAAGGAGGCCTCCTCGATCCGGCGGGAGAAGATGCGGACCGAGCGGGCCAAGATGCAGCAGGCCATGCAGACCGGCGACGACCGGTACCTGCCGGCCGCCGACAAGGGCCCGGTCCGGCGGTTCGCCCGCGACTACGTGGACGCCCGCTACTCGGTGATGGAGTTCGCGCTGCCGATCCTGCTCGTGGTGTCGCTGGTCGGCGTGGTGTTCTCGCCGCAGTTCCCGTGGCTGGCCGGGATGGTGAACCTGCTGTTCCTGCTGATGATCCTGCTGATCGCGGCGGACTGGTTCCTGCTCACGCAGGGACTGAAGAAGCAGATCGGGATCAAGTTCCCGAAGGAGTCCACCAAGGGCATCGGCTTCTACGCGGTCCGGCGGACCATGCAGATGCGCCGCTGGCGGCTGCCGAAGCCGATGGTCAAGCGTGGCGAGAAACCGTCCTGA
- a CDS encoding aldo/keto reductase family protein — protein MDFRYLGNSGLKVSEISYGNWLTHGSQVENEQAKACVRAALDAGITTFDTADTYANTKAESVLGEALAGERRESLEIFTKVYWPTGPGGPNDTGLSRKHIHESINGSLKRLGTDYVDLYQAHRYDTETPLEETMEAFADVVRQGKALYIGVSEWTAEQLQEGHRLARELRIPFVSNQPQYSMLWRVIEAEVVPTSEELGISQVVFSPIAQGVLTGKYLPGQQPPEGSRATDAAGSNFIKRFLTDDVLTRVQELKPLADEVDLSLSQLAIAWVLQNQNVASAIIGASRPEQVTENVKASGVKLEDDLLKRIDEVLGHIVESDPAKTAQNAPQKRPNS, from the coding sequence ATGGACTTTCGCTATCTCGGCAACAGCGGTCTGAAGGTCAGTGAGATCTCGTACGGGAACTGGCTCACGCACGGGTCCCAGGTGGAGAACGAGCAGGCCAAGGCCTGCGTGCGGGCGGCCCTGGACGCCGGCATCACGACGTTCGACACCGCCGACACCTACGCCAACACCAAGGCCGAGTCGGTGCTCGGTGAGGCGCTGGCCGGCGAGCGCCGCGAGTCACTGGAGATCTTCACCAAGGTGTACTGGCCGACCGGCCCCGGCGGACCGAACGACACCGGCCTGTCCCGCAAGCACATCCACGAGTCGATCAACGGCTCGCTGAAGCGGCTCGGCACCGACTACGTCGACCTGTACCAGGCGCACCGGTACGACACCGAGACGCCGCTCGAGGAGACGATGGAGGCGTTCGCCGACGTCGTCCGGCAGGGCAAGGCGCTCTACATCGGCGTGTCGGAGTGGACCGCGGAGCAGCTCCAGGAGGGCCACCGGCTGGCCCGCGAGCTGCGCATCCCGTTCGTCTCGAACCAGCCGCAGTACAGCATGCTCTGGCGGGTGATCGAGGCCGAGGTGGTCCCGACCTCGGAGGAGCTCGGGATCAGCCAGGTGGTGTTCTCGCCGATCGCACAGGGTGTGCTCACCGGCAAGTACCTGCCCGGCCAGCAGCCGCCGGAGGGCTCCCGGGCCACCGACGCGGCGGGGTCGAACTTCATCAAGCGGTTCCTCACCGACGACGTACTGACCCGGGTCCAGGAGCTCAAGCCGCTCGCCGACGAGGTCGACCTGTCGCTGTCGCAGCTGGCGATCGCCTGGGTGCTGCAGAACCAGAACGTCGCCTCCGCGATCATCGGTGCCTCCCGGCCCGAGCAGGTCACCGAGAACGTCAAGGCCTCCGGCGTGAAGCTCGAGGACGACCTGCTGAAGCGGATCGACGAGGTGCTCGGCCACATCGTCGAGAGCGACCCGGCGAAGACCGCGCAGAACGCCCCGCAGAAGCGGCCGAACTCGTGA
- a CDS encoding SCO2322 family protein produces the protein MTAHRRTLRLVLSLLAGLLLAGTVATSARAEDGYRFWGYYQWTNGQWAFSQKGADAYVPPDGAVEGWRFALGGAKPRVPRAAGDFDAICGKTPAETGKKRVALVVDPGTPEDAVAGETPGQASGTCVVTDPKSTGAQILAATGPVRIEKGLTCGIAGYPAKGCGDQVKNIKVPATDPPVTLQIKAAVGSSAPAPAAPDKSGTPWTGIIIAMIVVVLLAGGGFYLTRRRTATK, from the coding sequence ATGACTGCACATCGCCGGACCTTACGACTGGTCCTCAGCCTGCTGGCGGGTCTCCTGCTGGCTGGGACCGTTGCAACCAGCGCCAGGGCCGAGGACGGCTACCGCTTCTGGGGCTACTACCAGTGGACCAACGGCCAGTGGGCCTTCTCGCAGAAGGGCGCTGACGCCTACGTCCCGCCGGACGGGGCGGTGGAGGGCTGGCGATTCGCCCTGGGCGGCGCGAAGCCGCGGGTCCCGCGGGCTGCCGGCGACTTCGACGCGATCTGCGGCAAGACCCCGGCGGAGACCGGGAAGAAGCGGGTGGCGTTGGTGGTCGACCCGGGGACACCGGAGGACGCGGTCGCCGGTGAGACCCCGGGGCAGGCCAGCGGGACCTGCGTGGTGACCGACCCGAAGTCGACCGGCGCGCAGATCCTGGCCGCGACCGGTCCGGTACGGATCGAGAAGGGCCTGACCTGCGGCATCGCGGGGTACCCGGCCAAGGGCTGCGGCGACCAGGTGAAGAACATCAAGGTCCCGGCCACCGACCCCCCGGTCACACTGCAGATCAAGGCGGCCGTCGGTTCCTCCGCGCCCGCTCCGGCGGCGCCGGACAAGAGTGGTACGCCGTGGACCGGCATCATCATCGCGATGATCGTGGTCGTCCTCCTGGCCGGCGGCGGGTTCTACCTGACCCGTCGGCGTACCGCGACCAAGTAG
- a CDS encoding CbiQ family ECF transporter T component — translation MRAVHHLTLPRALHPGAWWLWALCMAVAASRTRNPILLVLILAVTGFVVAARRSDAPWAHSFTAFLKLGLLVIGIRVVLQALLSTRSQGNTVLFTLPQIPLPDWAAGVKLGGQVTAEALVTALYDGGQLAVMLCCVGAANALASPRRLLKSLPGALYEMGVACVVALTFAPQLVTDGRRIRAARRLRGRTRAGFRTTAMPVLEGALDRSVELAAAMDSRGYGRTAQAPRSQRRLTALCVLLGLLGILLGVYALLTDSMAFPLAAATLAIGVLLAVAAMVVGRQRVSRTRYRPDPWALPEWLVVAAGAVAAGAMVTAAVRGVDGLLLAGPLVIPPVPVLPVVGVLVGLVPALAAPPLKKGAA, via the coding sequence ATGCGCGCCGTACACCACCTCACACTCCCCCGGGCGCTGCACCCGGGGGCCTGGTGGTTGTGGGCGCTCTGCATGGCTGTTGCGGCCAGCCGGACGCGCAACCCGATCCTGCTGGTCCTCATCCTCGCTGTGACGGGGTTCGTCGTGGCTGCCCGCCGGAGCGACGCGCCCTGGGCGCACAGCTTCACGGCGTTCTTGAAGCTCGGTCTGCTCGTCATCGGGATCCGCGTTGTCCTGCAGGCCTTGCTGTCCACCCGCTCGCAGGGCAACACGGTGCTGTTCACACTGCCGCAGATCCCGTTGCCTGACTGGGCTGCCGGCGTGAAGCTTGGCGGCCAAGTGACCGCAGAGGCTCTGGTGACGGCTCTGTACGACGGTGGTCAACTGGCCGTCATGCTGTGCTGCGTCGGCGCGGCCAATGCGCTGGCGAGCCCACGCCGGTTGCTGAAGTCGTTGCCCGGGGCCCTGTACGAGATGGGCGTCGCCTGTGTCGTGGCGCTGACCTTCGCGCCACAGCTGGTCACGGACGGCCGCCGTATCCGGGCCGCTCGCCGCCTCCGCGGCCGTACTCGCGCCGGCTTCCGTACGACGGCCATGCCGGTTCTCGAAGGTGCACTGGACAGGTCGGTGGAGCTGGCCGCTGCGATGGACTCCCGTGGATACGGGCGCACGGCGCAAGCTCCTCGGAGCCAGCGTCGGCTCACAGCGCTGTGCGTGCTGCTCGGTCTGCTGGGGATCCTGCTCGGTGTCTACGCGTTGCTGACGGACTCCATGGCGTTCCCACTGGCCGCGGCCACGCTGGCGATCGGTGTACTCCTGGCAGTCGCTGCGATGGTAGTGGGACGTCAGCGGGTCAGCCGGACGCGCTACCGACCCGACCCGTGGGCCCTGCCCGAGTGGCTGGTCGTAGCGGCCGGTGCTGTTGCTGCAGGCGCCATGGTGACCGCGGCGGTCCGTGGCGTGGACGGTCTGCTCCTGGCCGGTCCGTTGGTGATTCCACCGGTGCCGGTGTTGCCAGTGGTCGGCGTACTGGTCGGACTGGTGCCCGCGCTGGCCGCACCACCGCTCAAGAAGGGCGCCGCATGA
- a CDS encoding ABC transporter ATP-binding protein has product MIEFDQVTVTYDGARAPALQDVSFTVPEGELALVIGRTGSGKSTLLRAINGLVPHFTGGALAGRVLVDGRDTRAYRPRDLADVVGMVGQDPMAGFVTDTVEDELAYSMESLGVPPDVMRRRVEETLDLLGLADVRDRALTSLSGGQRQRTAIGAALTSHPAVLVLDEPTSALDPQAAEEVLAALQRLVHDLGVTVVMAEHRLERVIQYADRVIEVPGGAAAVSTGLPAERMVTAPVAPPVVELGRLAGWSPLPLSVRDARRAAVTLRKQLDSPPPPRGVGQLGPELAHCKDLVVSYGTVTALRGVSISVRAGEVVALMGRNGAGKSTLLNALVGIVPVRSGTAVAAGTDPHRTKPKQLVKAVGLVPQEPADLLYAATVADECSSADSDFKVPAGSCRALLERLAPDVALDMHPRDLSEGQRLCLALAVVLCGAPPLLLLDEPTRGLDYGAKRRLVAILGELAAAGHAVVLSTHDVEMVAEVATRVMVLAEGELVSDGPTAEVIAGSPAFAPQVAKILAPLPFLTVGEVADALDRAS; this is encoded by the coding sequence ATGATCGAGTTCGACCAGGTGACCGTGACGTACGACGGAGCGCGTGCGCCCGCCCTGCAGGACGTGAGCTTCACCGTGCCGGAAGGTGAGCTCGCGCTGGTGATCGGGCGGACCGGGTCCGGTAAGTCGACGTTGCTCCGGGCAATCAACGGCTTGGTGCCGCACTTCACCGGCGGCGCGCTCGCCGGACGGGTGCTGGTGGACGGGCGGGACACCCGGGCGTACCGGCCGCGGGATCTTGCCGACGTGGTCGGGATGGTCGGGCAGGACCCGATGGCCGGGTTCGTCACCGACACGGTCGAGGACGAGCTCGCGTACAGCATGGAGTCGCTCGGCGTGCCGCCGGACGTGATGCGCCGGCGCGTCGAGGAGACGCTCGACCTGCTCGGGCTGGCCGACGTACGCGACCGGGCGCTCACGTCGTTGTCGGGCGGTCAGCGGCAACGGACCGCGATCGGTGCGGCGCTGACGTCGCATCCCGCCGTACTCGTACTGGACGAGCCGACGTCGGCGCTCGATCCTCAGGCGGCCGAGGAGGTGCTGGCCGCGCTGCAGCGGCTGGTGCACGACCTGGGTGTCACGGTGGTGATGGCTGAGCACCGGCTGGAGAGGGTGATCCAGTACGCCGACCGTGTGATCGAAGTACCGGGCGGAGCTGCTGCTGTGTCGACTGGGCTGCCTGCCGAGCGCATGGTGACGGCACCGGTCGCACCACCTGTCGTGGAGCTCGGACGACTGGCTGGCTGGTCACCGCTTCCGCTGTCCGTGCGAGACGCACGGCGGGCGGCTGTGACGTTGCGAAAGCAGCTGGACTCTCCTCCCCCTCCGCGTGGTGTTGGACAGCTCGGACCGGAGCTTGCCCACTGCAAGGACCTGGTGGTGAGCTACGGCACCGTCACTGCACTGCGTGGCGTTTCCATCAGCGTCAGGGCCGGCGAGGTGGTCGCGCTGATGGGTCGCAACGGCGCGGGCAAATCCACGCTGCTCAACGCATTGGTCGGCATCGTCCCGGTCCGCTCCGGTACGGCGGTTGCCGCTGGTACCGACCCTCACCGCACCAAACCGAAGCAGCTCGTCAAGGCCGTCGGACTGGTACCGCAGGAGCCCGCAGACCTCCTGTACGCCGCTACGGTCGCGGACGAGTGCTCTAGCGCCGACTCGGACTTCAAGGTGCCCGCTGGTAGCTGCCGAGCGCTGTTAGAACGGCTCGCGCCTGACGTGGCATTGGACATGCACCCGCGGGACCTGTCCGAGGGACAACGGCTGTGCCTGGCGCTGGCCGTCGTACTGTGTGGAGCGCCGCCGCTCCTGTTGCTGGACGAGCCGACGCGCGGACTGGACTACGGCGCCAAGCGGCGGCTGGTGGCAATACTGGGCGAGCTCGCCGCCGCGGGACACGCGGTGGTGCTGTCGACGCACGACGTGGAGATGGTGGCCGAGGTCGCCACCCGGGTGATGGTGCTCGCCGAGGGTGAACTGGTCAGCGACGGCCCGACCGCCGAGGTGATCGCCGGATCGCCGGCGTTCGCACCCCAGGTCGCGAAGATCCTGGCACCGCTACCGTTCCTAACCGTCGGCGAGGTTGCCGACGCCCTGGACCGAGCCTCATGA
- a CDS encoding ECF transporter S component, which produces MNLIRLKPRSTVALFVASLVGVLAFAWPLFFQTSQAGESAIGHTTDAPWLFVLLLPLLVAVVLAELSEAGIDAKVISLVGMLAAVGAALRALGPGTAGLEPGFFLLVLAGRAFGAGFGFVLGAVSLLGGALISGGVGPWMPFQMFACAWVGCLAGLLPRAGGRLELLLLAAYSLVSGVLYGVIMNLWFWPYATFGSDFSFVPGDSLADNLHRYFLFVIATSLGWDIPRGILCAVLVLVLGRPILNAFRRTARKAAFEAPVVFEPRRTDA; this is translated from the coding sequence ATGAACCTCATCCGGCTCAAGCCTCGCAGCACCGTCGCGTTGTTCGTCGCCTCTCTCGTCGGTGTGCTCGCCTTCGCCTGGCCGCTCTTCTTCCAGACGTCGCAAGCAGGCGAGTCGGCGATCGGGCACACCACCGACGCTCCGTGGCTCTTCGTGTTGCTGCTCCCGCTGCTGGTGGCCGTCGTACTTGCGGAGCTCTCCGAGGCCGGCATCGACGCGAAGGTGATCTCGCTCGTCGGCATGCTCGCCGCGGTCGGTGCGGCACTGCGGGCGTTGGGCCCTGGTACGGCGGGACTCGAGCCCGGGTTCTTCCTGCTGGTGCTGGCAGGGCGGGCGTTCGGCGCCGGGTTCGGGTTCGTCCTCGGGGCGGTGTCGCTGCTCGGCGGGGCGCTGATCAGCGGCGGGGTCGGGCCGTGGATGCCGTTCCAGATGTTCGCCTGCGCGTGGGTCGGTTGCCTGGCCGGGTTGCTGCCACGGGCCGGCGGGCGGCTCGAGCTGCTGCTGCTGGCGGCGTACTCGCTGGTGTCCGGGGTGCTGTACGGCGTGATCATGAACCTCTGGTTCTGGCCGTACGCGACGTTCGGGAGCGACTTCTCGTTCGTGCCGGGTGACTCGCTGGCCGACAACCTGCACCGGTACTTCCTGTTCGTGATCGCGACCTCGCTCGGGTGGGACATTCCGCGCGGGATCCTCTGCGCGGTGCTGGTACTGGTGCTCGGACGGCCGATTCTCAACGCATTCCGGCGTACCGCCCGCAAGGCGGCGTTCGAGGCGCCGGTGGTCTTCGAACCCAGGAGGACGGATGCCTGA